A genomic window from Winogradskyella sp. J14-2 includes:
- the mrdA gene encoding penicillin-binding protein 2, giving the protein MRKLLLLTAVILVGLIFIARLFYLQVYGGYDYNIFEDTAIKPEYTYPKRGYVYDRNGKLLVANQPSYDVMVIPREVEPLDSLELIEFCNLLKITKEDYDKKLERAKNYSPRLPSPFVPQLSKSDYAVLQEKMRKYVGFYIQKRSLRSYQTTIGANVLGDIGEVNRSIIKQQPYYRLGDLIGKQGVEQSYEEILRGTKGIKFIQKDRFNKNIGAFREGQLDTLPVPGKDITITIDSELQAYGELLMKHKRGGIVAIEPSSGEILAMVTGPSYNPNLLVGRNRSKNYTKLHYDSIAKPLFDRGLLAQYPPGSPFKVINALIGLQEGVVDEHDKFSCRMGYYYGGRRLTGCHHHRSPVDMNMGIAQSCNAYFVNVYRRIIDKYDDAGEGMNKWAKHAKSFGLGDFLNNDLSVGRPGRIPDGNYYDRAYGDNRWGSTYIVSNAIGQGEVEATPIQLANMAAAIGNRGYYYTPHIIKSIEGDTIPSKFTTPKYTSVDKKHFEPVIEGMFDVYNDGTAKALKVDGIEICGKTGTAENFAIIDGKKTQLTDHSIFVAFAPKDNPKIAIAVFVENGYWGSRFAGRMASLMIEKYIKGNITRTDLENWILTHSLENEYAKPLSGKPFKINGETTLQVIDNYAMESENDETLKSN; this is encoded by the coding sequence ATGAGAAAACTTTTACTCCTAACAGCTGTTATCCTTGTTGGTCTTATTTTTATAGCGCGTCTATTTTATCTACAAGTGTATGGCGGCTACGACTATAATATTTTTGAAGATACGGCTATTAAGCCAGAATACACCTACCCAAAACGCGGTTACGTCTACGATAGAAATGGAAAATTGCTAGTGGCCAATCAACCATCCTACGATGTTATGGTTATTCCGCGTGAGGTAGAGCCGCTAGATTCTCTCGAACTTATCGAGTTTTGTAATCTCTTAAAAATAACCAAAGAAGATTATGATAAAAAATTAGAACGTGCCAAAAACTACTCGCCGAGACTACCATCTCCTTTTGTACCACAGCTATCAAAGTCCGACTATGCTGTATTACAAGAAAAAATGAGAAAATATGTAGGTTTTTATATCCAAAAACGATCCCTAAGGTCTTATCAAACCACAATCGGCGCCAACGTTTTAGGTGACATTGGTGAAGTTAATAGAAGTATTATAAAACAACAACCTTATTACAGATTAGGAGATTTAATCGGTAAACAAGGAGTTGAGCAATCTTACGAAGAAATACTTCGTGGAACAAAAGGGATAAAATTTATTCAAAAAGACAGATTCAATAAAAATATTGGAGCTTTTCGAGAAGGACAATTAGACACCTTACCAGTACCAGGCAAAGACATTACAATTACTATAGATTCAGAATTACAGGCTTATGGTGAACTTCTCATGAAACATAAGCGAGGTGGTATTGTTGCTATAGAACCCAGTAGTGGCGAAATTTTGGCCATGGTTACAGGGCCTAGTTATAACCCAAATCTTTTGGTTGGAAGAAACCGATCTAAAAATTATACAAAACTGCACTATGACAGTATTGCAAAGCCTTTGTTTGATAGAGGCCTACTAGCGCAGTATCCTCCTGGTTCGCCGTTTAAGGTTATTAATGCACTTATAGGCTTACAAGAGGGTGTAGTGGATGAGCACGATAAATTTAGCTGTAGAATGGGCTATTATTATGGTGGCAGACGTTTAACGGGCTGCCATCACCATAGAAGTCCGGTTGACATGAATATGGGAATAGCTCAATCTTGCAATGCCTATTTTGTAAATGTATACAGACGTATTATTGATAAATACGATGATGCAGGTGAGGGTATGAATAAATGGGCAAAACACGCAAAAAGTTTTGGCCTAGGTGATTTTTTAAATAACGACTTATCAGTGGGTAGACCAGGCCGAATACCAGATGGTAATTATTACGACAGAGCTTATGGTGATAATCGTTGGGGTTCTACATATATAGTATCTAATGCTATTGGTCAAGGTGAAGTTGAAGCTACACCAATTCAGTTAGCCAATATGGCTGCTGCTATAGGAAATCGTGGCTATTATTACACGCCACACATTATTAAAAGTATTGAAGGTGATACTATTCCTTCAAAATTTACAACTCCTAAGTACACCTCTGTAGATAAAAAACATTTTGAACCTGTAATTGAAGGCATGTTCGATGTTTATAACGATGGCACTGCCAAAGCTTTAAAAGTTGATGGAATTGAAATCTGTGGAAAAACTGGTACTGCCGAAAATTTTGCGATAATTGATGGTAAAAAAACCCAATTAACGGATCATTCTATTTTTGTTGCTTTTGCCCCTAAAGATAATCCTAAAATCGCCATTGCTGTTTTTGTTGAAAACGGATATTGGGGAAGTCGTTTTGCAGGGCGAATGGCCAGTTTAATGATTGAAAAATATATTAAAGGCAATATCACAAGAACCGATTTAGAAAATTGGATACTAACACATAGTCTTGAGAATGAATATGCAAAGCCTTTGTCTGGTAAGCCCTTTAAAATAAATGGAGAAACAACACTTCAGGTTATAGATAATTATGCTATGGAGTCCGAGAACGATGAGACCTTAAAAAGTAATTAA
- the purH gene encoding bifunctional phosphoribosylaminoimidazolecarboxamide formyltransferase/IMP cyclohydrolase has translation MSNKTIASALISVFSKDGLEPIVKKLNDLNVTIYSTGGTEKFIKDLGVNVVPVEDVTSYPSILGGRVKTLHPKVFGGILNRQNHEGDVAELAEFEIPQIDLVIVDLYPFEKTVASGASNQDIIEKIDIGGISLIRAAAKNYADVTCVSSVNDYAEFLELLETKNGETSEEDRKRFATKAFNISSHYDSAIFNYFNTDEKETVLKISETKGKALRYGENPHQKGFFFGDFDAMFTKLHGKELSYNNLLDVDAAVNLILEFKDEDPTFAILKHNNACGFAQRDTIYKAYVDALAGDPVSAFGGILISNTEIDKATAEEIHKLFCEVVIAPSFSDDALEILKGKKNRILLVLNDTELSEKTVRTCLNGILVQDKDNKTDSFEDLKTATTKAPSAAEQEDLIFASKLCKHTKSNTIVLAKNKQLLASGTGQTSRVDALNQAIHKAKSFNFDLEGAVMASDAFFPFPDCVEIADNAGITAVIQPGGSIKDELSINYCNKNNIAMVFTGTRHFKH, from the coding sequence ATGAGCAACAAAACCATAGCTTCGGCACTAATTTCGGTATTTAGTAAAGACGGATTAGAACCCATTGTAAAAAAATTAAACGATCTCAACGTAACCATTTATTCAACTGGTGGAACGGAAAAATTCATCAAAGATTTAGGTGTCAATGTAGTACCTGTAGAAGATGTTACGTCTTACCCTTCAATTTTGGGTGGTCGTGTTAAAACATTACATCCAAAAGTTTTTGGTGGTATTTTAAATCGTCAAAATCACGAAGGTGACGTTGCCGAACTTGCAGAATTTGAAATACCGCAAATAGATTTGGTCATTGTTGACTTATACCCTTTTGAAAAAACGGTAGCATCTGGAGCAAGCAATCAAGATATTATTGAAAAAATTGATATTGGAGGTATTTCACTTATAAGAGCTGCCGCTAAAAACTATGCAGACGTTACTTGTGTTTCTTCTGTTAATGATTATGCCGAATTTTTAGAGTTGTTAGAAACTAAAAATGGAGAAACATCTGAAGAAGACCGTAAGCGTTTTGCAACGAAAGCGTTTAATATATCTTCACATTATGACTCGGCTATTTTTAACTATTTCAATACAGATGAAAAAGAAACCGTTTTAAAAATCAGTGAAACAAAAGGAAAAGCACTACGCTATGGCGAAAACCCACACCAAAAAGGATTTTTCTTTGGTGATTTTGATGCGATGTTTACAAAACTTCATGGTAAAGAATTAAGCTACAACAACCTTTTAGACGTTGATGCTGCTGTAAATCTTATCTTAGAATTTAAAGATGAAGATCCTACTTTCGCTATTTTAAAACACAATAATGCTTGTGGTTTTGCGCAAAGAGACACCATTTATAAAGCCTATGTAGATGCTCTGGCTGGTGACCCTGTTTCTGCTTTTGGAGGTATTTTAATCTCAAATACAGAAATTGATAAAGCAACTGCAGAAGAAATTCATAAGTTATTCTGTGAGGTTGTTATTGCACCTTCATTTAGTGACGATGCTTTAGAGATTTTAAAAGGAAAGAAAAACAGAATTCTTTTAGTATTAAATGATACAGAGCTATCTGAAAAAACTGTTAGAACATGTTTAAATGGTATTTTAGTTCAAGACAAGGATAACAAAACTGACAGTTTTGAAGACTTAAAAACAGCGACAACAAAAGCACCATCAGCAGCAGAACAAGAAGACTTAATTTTTGCTTCTAAACTTTGTAAGCATACTAAATCTAACACCATAGTTCTTGCTAAAAACAAACAACTGCTAGCAAGTGGAACTGGGCAAACCAGTCGTGTAGATGCCTTAAATCAAGCCATTCATAAAGCAAAATCTTTCAACTTTGATTTAGAAGGTGCCGTTATGGCAAGTGATGCATTTTTTCCTTTTCCAGATTGTGTAGAGATTGCAGACAACGCTGGTATTACTGCTGTAATTCAACCTGGAGGTTCAATAAAAGACGAATTAAGTATCAATTATTGCAACAAAAATAATATTGCTATGGTCTTTACCGGAACACGTCATTTTAAACATTAA
- the xrtF gene encoding exosortase family protein XrtF, which produces MKELLTKYKLVIRFIITFLVVYGVLTVGYYLYLNLSDGSKYYPDYMTNLVARQTNSLLNSIGYEAKVIPHPHEASMKVIIDGKFVARVIEGCNAVSIIILFLSFIVAFAGKFKSTFFYCFAGSIIVYAFNLIRIVILSAGLYHYPWRKEVLHNIIFPMLIYGTVFLLWMFWVNRFSKSVKANA; this is translated from the coding sequence TTGAAAGAACTCTTAACGAAATATAAACTGGTTATAAGATTCATTATTACCTTTTTAGTGGTTTATGGAGTATTAACAGTAGGTTATTATTTATACCTTAATTTATCTGATGGTTCTAAATACTATCCAGATTATATGACAAACTTGGTCGCTAGACAGACAAACTCCTTGCTGAATAGTATTGGTTATGAGGCTAAAGTTATACCGCATCCTCATGAGGCTTCGATGAAGGTAATTATTGACGGAAAATTTGTAGCCAGAGTTATAGAAGGCTGTAATGCAGTGAGCATTATTATTTTGTTTTTATCGTTTATTGTTGCCTTTGCAGGAAAATTTAAATCAACATTTTTTTACTGCTTTGCAGGCAGTATTATTGTGTATGCTTTTAATCTAATACGAATTGTTATTTTATCTGCAGGCTTGTACCATTATCCTTGGAGGAAAGAAGTGTTGCATAATATAATTTTTCCTATGCTAATTTATGGAACAGTGTTCTTGCTTTGGATGTTTTGGGTTAATCGTTTTTCTAAATCTGTAAAAGCCAATGCCTAA
- a CDS encoding heavy metal translocating P-type ATPase, producing the protein MIHTYNVTGMTCNGCKVSVKKALSALQDVDKVDVDLSNSTATITMKNYIEESTLQNALSEKYTITEQNTKNVIGTTQPYNEKKSELKQLFPLFLIFVYIIIASILLNIKPWNTDGFMLDFMGLFYIIFSFFKLLDLKGFPQSFKMYDPLAKALPAYGWVYPFIEVALGLMFLMRFQVNIALISTLIVLGITTFGVTKTLLDKKSIQCACLGTALKLPMTKATFIENSIMIIMAFIMLFKTI; encoded by the coding sequence ATGATACATACATATAATGTTACAGGAATGACCTGTAACGGTTGTAAGGTTTCTGTTAAAAAAGCCTTATCTGCATTGCAAGATGTGGATAAGGTCGATGTAGACCTCAGCAACAGCACCGCAACCATAACAATGAAAAACTACATTGAGGAAAGTACACTTCAAAATGCGCTTTCAGAGAAATACACTATTACAGAGCAAAATACTAAAAATGTTATTGGCACTACTCAGCCTTATAATGAAAAGAAGAGTGAATTAAAACAATTATTTCCGCTATTTCTAATTTTTGTTTATATTATTATCGCCTCAATATTGCTAAACATAAAACCATGGAATACCGATGGTTTTATGCTAGATTTTATGGGCCTTTTCTATATTATCTTTAGTTTTTTTAAGCTGTTAGACTTAAAAGGTTTTCCGCAAAGTTTTAAAATGTACGATCCTTTGGCCAAAGCACTGCCAGCTTATGGTTGGGTGTATCCGTTTATAGAGGTCGCCTTGGGACTTATGTTTTTAATGCGATTTCAAGTTAACATAGCTCTTATAAGCACCTTAATCGTTTTGGGCATTACTACGTTTGGAGTAACCAAAACCCTACTCGATAAAAAATCGATTCAGTGTGCATGTTTAGGAACTGCCTTAAAATTACCAATGACCAAGGCTACATTTATAGAAAACAGCATAATGATTATAATGGCTTTTATAATGCTGTTTAAAACCATATAA
- a CDS encoding exosortase F system-associated membrane protein produces the protein MPKLTRYICVVLLFLVLVAIRAFEDYLFYDPYLTFFENDYLYLDNPRREVAKLVVFTSLRFLLNTLVSLGILYLIFYDKVMIKFSAMLYIVAYVLLIVPFLYFVINPKQEDYYLFFNIRRFLIQPIGLIFLLPAFYYHNLNR, from the coding sequence ATGCCTAAATTAACTCGGTACATATGCGTTGTTTTGTTGTTCTTGGTTTTAGTAGCAATAAGAGCTTTTGAAGATTACTTGTTTTACGACCCTTACCTTACCTTTTTTGAAAACGATTATCTTTACTTAGACAATCCAAGACGCGAAGTTGCTAAATTGGTAGTTTTTACTAGTCTTAGGTTTTTACTCAATACGTTGGTATCACTAGGGATTTTGTACCTAATTTTTTATGATAAAGTGATGATAAAATTTTCAGCCATGTTATACATAGTCGCTTATGTGTTGCTGATAGTTCCCTTTTTATATTTTGTGATTAACCCAAAACAAGAAGACTACTATTTGTTTTTTAATATCAGGCGATTCTTAATTCAACCAATTGGCTTAATTTTTCTATTACCGGCATTTTATTATCATAACCTTAACCGTTAA
- a CDS encoding GAF domain-containing protein yields the protein MTFETLKPEVKSIVSNTNFTKNERLLKICELLEANVNYYNWVGFYFKNGDKHELKLGPYVGEPTDHTIIPFGKGICGQVAVSNKNFVVPDVSAQDNYIACSITVKAEIVIPIFVNGENIGQIDIDSNTPDPFTEDDERFLEFVCKEVARLINDTTNY from the coding sequence ATGACTTTTGAAACCCTAAAACCCGAAGTAAAATCAATAGTATCTAATACTAACTTTACTAAAAACGAGCGTCTATTAAAAATTTGCGAGCTTCTCGAAGCCAATGTAAACTATTACAATTGGGTTGGTTTCTATTTTAAAAATGGTGATAAACACGAATTAAAACTAGGGCCTTATGTTGGTGAGCCAACAGATCACACCATAATCCCTTTTGGAAAAGGCATTTGCGGACAAGTTGCTGTAAGTAATAAAAACTTTGTAGTGCCAGATGTGTCTGCGCAAGACAATTATATAGCTTGTAGCATTACTGTAAAAGCTGAAATTGTAATTCCAATTTTTGTGAATGGAGAAAATATTGGGCAAATAGATATAGACTCTAATACTCCAGATCCTTTTACAGAGGATGATGAGCGTTTTTTAGAGTTTGTTTGCAAAGAAGTGGCTCGTCTAATCAATGATACCACTAACTACTAA
- a CDS encoding ABC transporter permease: MLVYFRVFKESFSFALNALRNNKLRTFLSLLGVTVGIFSIIAVLAAVDSLDKNIKENLSGLDKNTMYLTKYSFGPTDVPRWKRDNFPQTEYDDYEFVRRNIPDIEESAYVIFGGRETIRYQAETLTNIEITPISHGIYTIDDLKIDKGRFYSELESDTGAPVIVIGYELAENLFGQSNPIGKVVRVYGRKLTVIGVLEKYGSGFGDSPDVKGFVPANFVRQFRNGGVDGLPGAVVIKPKKGVDIGAFESVLKQKFRAYRGLKADEDDDFFINKLSGLVSFVDAIIGTLNLVGWVISGFSLLVGGFGIANIMFVSVKERTNLIGIQKSLGAKNRFILFQFLFEAVILAVVGGLIGLFLVYITSLIMNGVVGEDFEFVLSFGNMFLGFALSTFIGLISGVIPAISASRLDPVEAIRTGM; encoded by the coding sequence ATGCTTGTCTATTTTAGAGTTTTTAAAGAGAGTTTTTCGTTCGCGTTAAATGCTCTCAGAAATAATAAGTTGCGTACCTTTTTGTCACTTTTGGGCGTTACAGTTGGTATCTTCTCTATTATTGCTGTTTTAGCTGCCGTAGATTCATTAGATAAAAACATTAAGGAAAACCTATCTGGTCTTGATAAAAACACCATGTACCTCACTAAGTATTCGTTTGGGCCGACTGATGTGCCACGTTGGAAACGTGATAACTTTCCGCAAACAGAGTATGATGATTATGAGTTTGTAAGACGTAATATACCAGACATTGAAGAGTCTGCCTATGTGATTTTTGGAGGAAGAGAAACCATACGATATCAAGCAGAAACACTGACTAATATTGAAATTACACCCATCTCTCATGGTATATATACTATAGATGATTTAAAAATTGACAAAGGACGTTTTTATTCAGAACTAGAGTCAGATACAGGTGCACCTGTTATTGTTATTGGTTACGAATTAGCTGAGAATCTGTTTGGCCAGTCTAACCCAATTGGAAAAGTGGTGCGAGTTTACGGTAGAAAATTAACGGTTATAGGTGTGCTAGAAAAATATGGCTCTGGATTCGGTGACTCGCCAGATGTAAAAGGTTTTGTGCCTGCAAATTTTGTGAGACAATTTAGAAATGGAGGTGTAGATGGTTTACCAGGCGCAGTAGTTATAAAACCAAAAAAAGGTGTTGACATTGGTGCTTTTGAGAGTGTATTAAAGCAAAAATTTAGAGCCTACAGAGGGCTAAAAGCCGATGAAGATGATGATTTTTTTATTAACAAATTATCTGGTTTGGTGTCTTTTGTAGATGCTATTATTGGTACGCTTAATCTTGTTGGATGGGTAATAAGCGGGTTTTCACTTTTAGTTGGTGGTTTTGGTATTGCAAATATTATGTTTGTAAGCGTAAAAGAGCGAACAAACCTAATTGGAATTCAAAAATCTTTAGGAGCCAAAAACCGTTTTATTTTATTTCAATTTTTATTCGAAGCTGTAATTTTAGCGGTTGTAGGTGGTTTAATTGGTCTTTTTCTTGTTTATATCACCTCCTTAATTATGAATGGAGTAGTAGGTGAAGACTTTGAGTTTGTGCTGTCTTTTGGCAACATGTTCCTTGGTTTTGCCCTTTCTACGTTTATAGGATTAATATCTGGAGTAATACCTGCGATTTCGGCATCTCGACTAGATCCTGTTGAGGCCATTAGAACAGGAATGTAG
- a CDS encoding HYC_CC_PP family protein, which produces MKCLFLNRTIAVTLSFLVLFSTLSLAIEKHFCGDTLIDVAVFTKVKKCNMEMQSTHQSEIAKKSCCKDETDVIKGQDELKRSTSDDLPNIQKKILVAYCCSYISLLKGSSKKTIPNSGYSPPEIVKDIHLLDETFLI; this is translated from the coding sequence ATGAAATGTTTATTTCTAAATAGAACCATAGCCGTAACACTATCTTTTTTAGTGTTATTTTCTACGCTTTCTTTGGCCATAGAAAAACATTTTTGTGGAGATACTTTAATAGACGTTGCAGTTTTTACCAAAGTAAAAAAATGTAATATGGAGATGCAAAGCACGCATCAATCAGAAATTGCAAAAAAATCATGCTGTAAGGATGAAACGGACGTTATTAAGGGACAAGATGAACTAAAAAGAAGTACATCCGATGATTTGCCTAACATACAAAAGAAAATACTAGTTGCGTATTGTTGCAGTTATATCAGTCTTCTTAAAGGTTCATCTAAAAAAACCATACCAAACAGTGGTTATTCGCCTCCCGAAATAGTGAAAGACATACACCTTTTGGACGAAACTTTCCTTATTTAA
- the mreC gene encoding rod shape-determining protein MreC — translation MQQIINFVIRNKTFLLFLLLFSIGLALTIQSHSYHRSKFINSANALSGGVYGTVNSIDKYFDLEQENKILAEENRRLREQLFNSVNSESNTVIDTLIYKENYRITIADVYKNSYSLTNNYLTINKGKNDSIKQDLGVITSRGIVGIINNTSKNYATVLSILSKKSRINAKLKNSNHIGSLTWNGKSPEFVQLIDVSKFAPVKKGDTIVTGGQSSIFPKGINIGRIENFETDISGDTYTIQVKLFNDMTNIGTIYILENRDRNEILNLQNNSNE, via the coding sequence ATGCAACAAATCATTAATTTTGTTATTAGAAACAAAACCTTTCTGTTGTTTTTATTGCTTTTTAGTATAGGTTTAGCACTTACTATCCAATCACATTCTTACCATAGAAGCAAATTTATAAACTCTGCGAACGCTTTATCTGGTGGTGTTTACGGCACTGTAAATTCAATAGACAAATACTTTGATTTAGAGCAAGAAAATAAAATCCTAGCAGAAGAGAATAGACGTTTAAGAGAACAACTTTTTAATTCTGTAAACTCGGAAAGCAATACCGTTATTGACACTTTAATTTATAAGGAAAATTACAGAATAACTATAGCAGATGTTTATAAAAACAGTTACTCCTTAACTAATAACTATCTCACAATTAATAAAGGCAAGAATGATAGCATAAAGCAAGATCTTGGAGTAATCACATCAAGAGGAATAGTAGGCATTATTAATAATACTTCAAAAAATTATGCCACTGTCCTTTCTATTTTAAGCAAAAAAAGTAGAATTAACGCTAAATTAAAAAACTCAAACCACATAGGCTCATTAACCTGGAACGGAAAGTCCCCAGAATTTGTGCAACTCATAGACGTATCTAAGTTTGCACCTGTAAAAAAAGGTGACACCATTGTTACAGGTGGGCAATCTTCTATTTTCCCAAAAGGAATCAATATAGGACGTATTGAAAATTTTGAAACTGACATTAGCGGAGACACTTACACCATACAAGTAAAATTGTTCAATGACATGACTAATATAGGAACAATTTATATTCTAGAAAACCGAGATAGAAATGAAATTTTAAACCTGCAAAACAACAGTAATGAGTAG
- a CDS encoding rod shape-determining protein produces the protein MGFFDFLTEEIAIDLGTANTLIIHNDKVVVDNPSIVARDRISNKIIAVGKEANMMQGKTHENIKTIRPLKDGVIADFDASEQMISMFIKNIPALKKKFFNPALRMVVCIPSGITEVEMRAVKESCERVNGKEVYLIHEPMAAAIGIGVDIMQPKGNMIVDIGGGTTEIAVIALGGIVCDKSVKVAGDVFTNDIIYYMRTQHNLYVGDRTAEKIKIQIGAATEDLELPPEDMSVQGRDLLTGKPKQVQISYREIAKALDKSILRIEDSVMETLSQTPPELAADIYNTGIYLAGGGSMLRGLDKRLSQKTDLPVYIAEDPLRAVVRGTGIVLKNLAKYKSVLIK, from the coding sequence ATGGGATTTTTTGATTTCCTAACGGAAGAAATAGCCATAGATTTAGGAACCGCAAACACACTAATTATACACAATGACAAAGTTGTTGTAGATAACCCTTCTATAGTAGCAAGAGACCGTATTAGCAATAAGATAATTGCTGTTGGTAAAGAAGCCAACATGATGCAAGGTAAAACACACGAAAACATTAAAACAATTAGACCGCTAAAAGACGGAGTAATTGCAGATTTTGATGCCTCTGAGCAAATGATAAGTATGTTTATAAAAAACATACCTGCGCTTAAGAAAAAGTTTTTTAATCCTGCATTACGTATGGTTGTTTGTATACCTTCTGGTATTACTGAGGTTGAAATGCGAGCGGTAAAAGAATCTTGTGAGCGTGTTAATGGTAAAGAAGTATATCTTATCCATGAACCTATGGCAGCAGCAATTGGTATTGGTGTAGACATTATGCAACCAAAAGGTAATATGATTGTAGATATTGGTGGTGGTACTACCGAAATTGCAGTTATAGCATTAGGCGGTATCGTCTGCGATAAATCTGTAAAAGTCGCTGGTGATGTATTTACCAATGATATTATCTATTACATGCGTACGCAGCATAACTTGTATGTTGGAGATAGAACTGCTGAAAAAATTAAAATTCAAATTGGTGCTGCTACCGAAGATTTAGAATTACCACCAGAAGACATGAGTGTGCAAGGGCGTGACCTTTTAACAGGTAAGCCAAAACAGGTTCAAATTTCATATAGAGAGATTGCTAAAGCATTAGATAAATCCATCTTAAGAATAGAAGATTCTGTAATGGAAACGCTATCACAAACACCTCCCGAATTGGCAGCTGATATATACAACACAGGTATTTATCTTGCTGGTGGAGGTTCTATGTTACGAGGATTAGACAAGCGTCTATCACAAAAAACAGACTTACCAGTTTATATCGCAGAAGATCCCTTAAGAGCAGTAGTAAGAGGTACAGGTATTGTACTAAAAAACTTAGCTAAATACAAAAGCGTATTGATAAAGTAA
- the mreD gene encoding rod shape-determining protein MreD, whose product MSSVLGVNSIRFVVLLLVQVIICSHINFLGYINPYVYIIFIFLFPIREERLILLITSFLLGMLVDMFLDSGGVHAAASVLLAYARPIFLKTSFGMLYEHQSIKFSNTELGSLITYITLGTLTHHLILFSLEVFNISSTLLILKKTLFSSIFTIILCILIVMLFSRNKK is encoded by the coding sequence ATGAGTAGTGTTCTTGGTGTAAATAGTATTCGTTTTGTTGTATTGCTTTTAGTACAGGTCATTATATGTAGTCATATAAATTTTTTAGGTTACATCAATCCTTATGTATATATTATTTTCATCTTTCTATTTCCTATAAGAGAAGAACGCCTCATATTGCTCATAACCAGTTTTCTTTTAGGCATGTTAGTAGACATGTTCTTAGATTCTGGTGGTGTACATGCTGCTGCATCAGTGCTTTTAGCATATGCAAGACCGATTTTCTTAAAAACCTCATTTGGTATGCTCTACGAACATCAAAGCATTAAATTTAGCAATACCGAACTTGGAAGTTTAATCACGTACATCACACTTGGTACTTTAACCCATCACCTCATTCTATTTTCGCTTGAAGTTTTTAACATCTCTAGCACACTTTTAATCTTGAAAAAAACGTTATTCTCTAGTATTTTTACTATAATACTTTGTATCCTGATTGTAATGCTATTTAGTCGAAACAAAAAATGA